One Hymenobacter volaticus genomic region harbors:
- a CDS encoding IS1182 family transposase translates to MLGFHTIQTSLVKLVPAGHFYQQLLQAVDFSFVRPLFAPFYSAGGRPSLDPVVFVKLLLVGHLENITSDRKLLELAQLHLGIRAFLGYDLAHPLPWHSTVSRTRQRLPVSVFEACFTHIVGLCIQQGLVEGHTQVVDSAYIKANASMSRLQPKRSRGAAEAGTPRGDGQAPRITATPGRLKHIQRFHAAIRKAAPKKAGKLVSNLTHYSPSDPEARIAFKSGKARVLAYTASVSVDTAQHVITHISADLADWRDSRYLLAIVDATQQRLNSFRLFITNVVADAGYCSGENYEQREERGLTGYIPAHGGYKGEHPGFLYDAVTDSYTCGQGKQLVFDQVYVDAQGNAKKRYLAKARECKVCPLAEQCKGKKAKEKRLHHTPYKAHYDRMLARLATRVGQRMRRLRASTVEPVLGSLITYYGLRHLSKKRQAGAAKVLYVAAMAYNLKKYLRFNPFQPGGLGIALPAPAPFRWLLLYFCNSHSTSRTTFYFTGYSRAHFPSWRIALDAGK, encoded by the coding sequence ATGCTCGGCTTTCATACGATTCAGACTTCACTCGTCAAGTTGGTGCCCGCAGGCCACTTTTACCAGCAATTGCTGCAGGCGGTCGATTTCAGCTTCGTGCGGCCACTTTTTGCCCCTTTTTACAGTGCCGGCGGTCGGCCCTCGCTCGATCCTGTTGTGTTTGTCAAGCTGCTCTTGGTCGGCCACCTGGAGAATATCACCTCCGATCGCAAACTCCTGGAACTGGCACAATTGCATCTCGGTATCCGCGCCTTTCTGGGCTATGATCTGGCCCATCCCTTGCCCTGGCATAGTACCGTCTCGCGTACCCGGCAACGGCTGCCGGTTTCCGTCTTTGAAGCCTGCTTTACGCACATTGTCGGCCTGTGCATCCAGCAGGGCTTAGTTGAGGGCCATACCCAAGTAGTGGATTCCGCCTACATCAAAGCCAACGCCTCCATGAGCCGGCTCCAGCCCAAGCGTTCCCGTGGGGCTGCGGAGGCCGGCACCCCAAGAGGTGATGGCCAAGCGCCCCGTATCACGGCTACGCCCGGCCGTTTGAAACATATCCAACGTTTCCACGCGGCCATCCGCAAGGCAGCCCCGAAAAAAGCCGGCAAACTGGTCAGCAATCTCACCCACTATAGCCCTTCGGATCCCGAGGCGCGCATTGCTTTCAAGTCGGGTAAGGCCCGCGTCCTTGCTTATACCGCCAGCGTAAGCGTCGATACGGCGCAGCACGTCATTACCCACATCTCTGCCGACCTGGCGGACTGGCGTGACAGCCGGTATTTGCTCGCCATTGTGGACGCCACGCAGCAGCGGTTGAATAGCTTTCGTCTGTTCATCACGAACGTCGTGGCCGATGCTGGCTATTGCTCGGGAGAGAACTACGAACAGCGGGAAGAGCGGGGCCTGACGGGCTATATCCCGGCCCATGGCGGGTACAAAGGCGAGCACCCGGGCTTTCTCTACGATGCCGTCACGGACAGCTATACCTGCGGGCAAGGCAAACAACTCGTGTTTGATCAGGTCTACGTGGATGCCCAAGGCAACGCCAAGAAACGCTACCTGGCCAAAGCCAGGGAGTGTAAGGTCTGTCCGCTGGCCGAGCAGTGCAAGGGCAAGAAAGCCAAGGAAAAGCGTCTGCATCATACCCCCTACAAAGCCCACTATGACCGTATGCTGGCGCGCTTGGCCACGCGGGTCGGCCAACGCATGCGGCGACTACGGGCTTCCACCGTCGAACCGGTCCTGGGTAGTTTGATCACGTACTATGGCTTGCGCCACCTCAGCAAGAAGCGTCAAGCAGGGGCGGCCAAAGTCCTGTATGTAGCGGCCATGGCCTACAACCTGAAGAAGTACTTGCGCTTCAACCCCTTCCAGCCAGGTGGGTTGGGGATAGCACTACCAGCACCTGCTCCCTTTCGCTGGCTCCTGCTTTACTTTTGCAACAGCCACTCGACTTCTCGGACAACTTTTTATTTTACAGGTTATAGTAGAGCCCATTTCCCAAGTTGGCGAATTGCTCTAGATGCAGGAAAATAA
- a CDS encoding glycoside hydrolase family 3 C-terminal domain-containing protein, whose translation MLVMIGGRPNIIRQVVDRSQAVIWGGLPGFGGGQAIAEIISGTVNPSGRLSFTYPQFAGHVSNYHHDNNENSLELSDFGAGFENRGPKYKSTMLTEYGQGLSYTTFRYANLQLSDTVLTGSGSLQATVRVTNAGTKAGKEAVLWFLTDEVGRITRPVRLLKHFEKQEFKPGKAAS comes from the coding sequence GTGCTGGTGATGATAGGAGGCCGTCCAAATATTATTCGGCAGGTAGTTGACCGGTCGCAAGCGGTTATCTGGGGCGGTCTGCCCGGCTTCGGCGGCGGGCAGGCTATTGCCGAAATAATCAGCGGTACAGTAAACCCCAGCGGCCGCCTGTCTTTCACGTACCCGCAGTTTGCCGGCCACGTCTCGAACTACCACCACGACAACAACGAGAACAGCCTGGAGCTAAGTGACTTCGGCGCGGGATTCGAGAACCGCGGCCCCAAGTACAAGAGCACCATGCTCACGGAGTACGGCCAAGGCCTAAGCTACACTACGTTCCGCTACGCCAACCTGCAGCTGAGCGATACGGTGCTTACCGGTTCCGGTTCCCTTCAGGCTACAGTGCGCGTAACCAACGCGGGTACCAAGGCCGGCAAAGAGGCCGTGCTGTGGTTCCTGACCGACGAGGTAGGGCGCATCACGCGGCCCGTGCGCTTACTCAAGCATTTCGAAAAACAAGAGTTCAAGCCCGGGAAGGCCGCGAGTTAA
- a CDS encoding SusC/RagA family TonB-linked outer membrane protein, which produces MNQNSSLHSLARRAVLLAACGLPVVATLPATGASLPLITPATDPVTADISVSGRVTQENGDPLPGVTVLVKGTTTGASTNSDGTFVISAPEGSTLVFSYVGYTRKEVPVTAASTNLTVTLSEDVSALNEVVVVGYGTQRRSDLTGAVTSVSGTQLQQVATSDPVQALQGRAAGVDITSNSGQPGSGTRIRVRGVGTINNSDPLYVVDGVQTGDISFLLPTDIESTEILKDASATAIYGSRGANGVVLITTKHGKAGKTQFNLFGYTGFQDLRKELPLANAQQYATLVTEAYTNSNRPIPTDYANLLSSALQGSVAGTNFQDFVTQRGLITNYSLSASGGTEQNRYLISGNYFQQDGIIKNSGLKKYVIRLNDDVVLTKFLKAGASATFTAAKLLSTSDANGNTQYSPVFQYATQANPISSPFNADGSYSYDQITSFTPNLARYLEEQKTNQTSNNSLFTSSYLDVSLVKNLTFRSTFGITLSNSRPKIYQPQYFLGANDQRSQSLLTETRSQNVGWVWSNYFNYNKDLGNSSSVSATLGQESQRGYGNGISITGYDVPADATLQYISAARAANNTIRSSQYDSGLLSYFARGNYNFRDRYLVTATLRFDQTSRFLGPERTGIFPSVGAAWNVSSENFMKSVTAISQLKLRGSYGAVGNQNAAPNYGYASVGTNNQNYAFGADQARNPGIAIATLNNPNLKWETAVTTDFGIDAAFLENKLTFTGDYFVRKTEDMIALLPVPDYIGQAPAAANVASLRNRGLELALNYQNQVGKLQYSAGVNFTSIDNVVTDLGGATPISGANVVSQIGNTTRTDVGREVAYFYGLQSTGIFHSQEEVNTYTNNSGDLLQPGAQLGDVRYQDVNGDGKITPSDFTYLGSATPDFTYGASLNLLYSNFDFKILLYGVQGAEILNAAAFNLSKSSNFANLWTNFYADRMDRWTPSNPNSNQPRVTANDTNNGGGYNDRFSSRYVENGSFLRARNMELGYSLPKGVIERFHIGGFRLFASVDNVFTITKYKGLDPEVAATGYYNSPLAYGVDNGNYPQPRTYRLGLNVQF; this is translated from the coding sequence ATGAACCAGAATTCTTCTCTGCATTCGCTCGCTCGACGGGCAGTGCTACTGGCCGCTTGCGGGCTGCCTGTCGTAGCGACGCTGCCTGCCACGGGAGCTAGCCTGCCGCTGATAACGCCAGCAACTGATCCTGTTACGGCAGATATATCCGTATCGGGCCGTGTTACGCAGGAAAACGGCGATCCGCTACCCGGGGTAACGGTGCTTGTGAAAGGTACGACCACCGGAGCATCAACCAATTCCGACGGTACCTTTGTAATCTCGGCGCCCGAGGGCAGCACGCTAGTATTTAGTTATGTAGGCTACACCCGCAAGGAAGTGCCCGTTACGGCAGCCAGCACTAACCTGACGGTAACTCTGTCGGAGGATGTGAGTGCGCTCAATGAGGTCGTAGTAGTAGGTTATGGCACGCAACGCAGAAGTGACCTGACGGGCGCCGTAACTTCCGTGTCGGGCACCCAACTCCAGCAAGTAGCTACCTCCGACCCCGTACAGGCCTTGCAAGGCCGCGCGGCCGGTGTCGACATTACGTCGAACAGCGGGCAGCCCGGTTCCGGCACTCGGATTCGGGTCCGCGGCGTAGGCACTATCAACAACAGTGACCCGCTATACGTGGTGGATGGGGTGCAGACTGGCGACATCAGCTTCCTGCTTCCCACCGACATCGAGTCGACGGAAATTCTAAAAGATGCGTCCGCGACGGCCATTTACGGTTCGCGCGGGGCCAACGGCGTTGTGCTCATCACCACCAAGCACGGCAAGGCGGGCAAAACCCAGTTCAACTTGTTTGGTTACACCGGCTTTCAGGATCTGCGGAAAGAGTTGCCCTTAGCTAATGCGCAGCAGTACGCTACGCTGGTAACGGAAGCTTACACGAACAGCAACCGGCCAATTCCTACCGACTACGCCAACCTCCTGAGCAGCGCCCTGCAGGGCAGCGTGGCCGGTACCAATTTCCAGGACTTTGTTACGCAACGGGGGCTGATTACCAACTACAGCTTATCGGCTTCTGGTGGTACCGAGCAAAACCGCTACCTGATCAGCGGTAACTACTTTCAGCAGGACGGTATCATCAAGAATTCGGGCCTGAAGAAATATGTTATTCGCCTAAACGACGATGTGGTGCTCACCAAGTTTCTCAAGGCAGGCGCCTCGGCTACGTTTACGGCCGCCAAGCTGCTGAGCACCAGTGATGCCAACGGCAATACGCAGTATAGTCCGGTGTTTCAATACGCGACCCAGGCAAACCCAATTTCGTCGCCTTTCAACGCGGACGGCAGCTATTCCTACGACCAGATTACAAGCTTTACTCCCAACTTAGCCCGTTATCTGGAAGAGCAAAAAACCAACCAGACTTCAAACAACAGTCTGTTTACCAGCTCCTACCTCGACGTTTCGCTCGTTAAGAATCTAACGTTCCGTTCCACGTTTGGTATCACCCTCAGCAACAGCCGGCCGAAGATCTATCAGCCTCAGTACTTCTTGGGCGCTAACGACCAACGCTCGCAGAGCCTGCTCACAGAAACGCGCAGCCAAAACGTGGGATGGGTATGGTCGAATTACTTCAACTACAACAAAGACCTAGGCAACAGCAGCTCAGTGTCGGCGACACTTGGCCAGGAGTCTCAGCGAGGCTACGGGAATGGGATCTCCATTACCGGCTATGACGTACCCGCTGACGCTACTCTGCAATATATTTCGGCGGCGCGCGCGGCGAACAACACCATACGCAGCTCCCAGTACGACAGTGGGCTGTTGTCGTACTTTGCCCGAGGCAACTACAACTTCCGCGACCGGTATCTGGTAACGGCTACCCTGCGCTTCGACCAGACTTCGCGCTTCCTCGGACCAGAGCGGACGGGTATTTTTCCGTCAGTGGGGGCTGCCTGGAACGTTTCCAGCGAAAACTTCATGAAGAGCGTAACAGCCATTTCGCAGCTGAAGCTCCGGGGTAGCTACGGCGCGGTTGGTAACCAGAATGCGGCCCCCAACTACGGCTATGCTTCGGTGGGCACCAACAACCAGAACTACGCTTTTGGGGCAGACCAGGCCCGGAACCCCGGCATCGCCATTGCCACCCTCAACAACCCCAACCTGAAGTGGGAAACGGCTGTCACAACCGATTTTGGGATTGACGCCGCCTTCCTGGAAAACAAGCTGACCTTTACGGGCGATTATTTCGTGCGTAAAACCGAGGACATGATTGCCCTGCTCCCGGTACCCGACTACATCGGTCAAGCACCAGCAGCGGCAAACGTGGCCTCCCTCCGCAACCGCGGCTTGGAACTAGCGCTGAACTATCAAAACCAAGTAGGTAAGCTCCAGTACAGCGCCGGGGTGAATTTCACTAGCATTGACAACGTCGTTACCGACCTAGGGGGCGCCACTCCTATTTCCGGAGCCAACGTAGTATCACAAATCGGCAACACGACCCGCACGGACGTAGGCCGCGAAGTTGCTTATTTCTACGGCTTGCAGTCGACCGGCATCTTCCACTCGCAAGAAGAAGTTAACACCTATACCAACAATAGTGGTGATTTGCTTCAGCCCGGCGCGCAACTAGGCGATGTGCGGTATCAAGACGTAAACGGCGACGGCAAAATAACCCCGAGCGACTTCACGTACTTGGGCAGCGCCACGCCGGACTTCACCTATGGGGCCTCGTTGAACTTATTGTACAGCAATTTCGATTTCAAAATCCTGCTGTACGGCGTGCAGGGGGCAGAAATCCTTAATGCAGCGGCCTTCAACCTATCGAAGTCCAGCAACTTTGCCAACCTGTGGACCAACTTCTATGCCGACCGCATGGACCGCTGGACGCCGAGCAACCCCAACAGCAATCAGCCCCGGGTAACGGCCAACGATACCAACAACGGCGGCGGCTACAACGACCGATTCAGCAGCCGATACGTGGAAAACGGCAGTTTCCTGCGCGCCCGTAACATGGAGCTGGGTTACTCGCTACCTAAAGGTGTTATCGAGCGGTTCCATATCGGCGGATTCCGGTTGTTTGCCTCGGTAGACAACGTGTTCACCATCACCAAATACAAGGGTCTCGACCCCGAAGTTGCGGCTACTGGCTACTACAACAGCCCGCTTGCCTACGGTGTCGATAACGGCAACTATCCTCAGCCGCGGACTTACCGCTTAGGCTTAAATGTTCAGTTTTAA
- a CDS encoding RagB/SusD family nutrient uptake outer membrane protein, with protein MYQLGTDNTNNHTWQEVYDLTSTIINSNQYSLLPNYAAIHQNEGENSSESLFEIQLATSNDSYGPISVGSTSNVFQNNRKTFGYGFNNPTQSLVNEFEPNDPRREVTVIKDGDIVLGILNKIDPSENETGYLNRKVAIIAPAQLQAGPQNIRKLRYADVLLMKAEAAARLSRNSEAVTLVNQVRQRARTSTRPPGTTVGAANVYAPANTPAGTLPDLTTSLSGQPLLNAIWHERRVEFAEESLRFWDLVRTGRYFSALPADVAARAQSHSITTGVVNPIPLLPIPLNDAQVWKVPQNPGYN; from the coding sequence ATGTACCAGCTGGGTACCGATAACACCAACAACCACACTTGGCAGGAAGTGTACGACCTCACGAGCACTATCATCAACTCGAATCAGTACAGCTTGTTGCCCAACTATGCTGCCATCCACCAAAACGAGGGGGAAAACAGCAGCGAGTCGCTTTTTGAAATTCAGCTGGCCACCTCGAACGATTCGTATGGCCCTATTTCGGTAGGTTCAACCAGTAATGTATTTCAAAACAATCGCAAAACCTTTGGCTACGGGTTCAATAACCCCACGCAAAGCTTGGTGAACGAGTTCGAGCCCAATGACCCGCGGCGAGAAGTGACCGTAATCAAGGACGGTGACATTGTCCTAGGCATACTAAACAAAATCGATCCGTCGGAAAATGAAACGGGCTATCTAAACCGGAAAGTGGCCATTATTGCGCCGGCGCAACTGCAAGCAGGTCCGCAGAACATTCGCAAGCTGCGCTATGCCGACGTCCTGCTGATGAAGGCTGAAGCGGCGGCTCGACTTAGCCGCAACAGCGAGGCGGTAACATTGGTCAACCAAGTACGTCAGCGAGCTCGTACTTCTACCCGGCCGCCGGGCACTACGGTAGGCGCCGCAAATGTCTATGCTCCCGCAAATACGCCTGCGGGCACTCTACCCGACCTTACGACCAGTCTTTCGGGCCAGCCACTGCTAAATGCCATCTGGCATGAACGCCGCGTAGAGTTTGCGGAAGAGTCTTTGCGCTTCTGGGACTTGGTTCGGACGGGACGTTACTTCAGCGCCTTGCCCGCGGATGTGGCCGCGCGGGCCCAGTCGCACAGCATCACGACCGGTGTAGTAAACCCCATCCCGCTGTTGCCGATTCCGCTGAATGACGCGCAGGTATGGAAGGTACCCCAGAACCCGGGCTACAACTAA